The Nitrospira sp. genome includes the window TATTGCGGACTATCGAAACCTTGGCGACTCAATCTGGGTCAGATTCAATGCCGGCAAGACAGATCAGCAATGGTTCTATCGAGGATGTGTCACTGCATTGGAAGGCGGACCACAGGCGCTCATCCGTGAGTTGGATGTTGCTGTTGAAGGGCTGGAGCGGCTGTAGCTGCAGTGCGCAAATTCTCAGAAAATGACCATACGACGGATATGTAGGGTCTGGAGTTGAGAAATCTTTTCGACCAGTACTCCAAACCTGAAAATCGGCTCATGCGTGCGTTACTGTCAAAATCATGATTTGGATCTGGATAGCTAGTACGAAATGAAGAGAGGGGTAAATGGGAACTCAAAAGTACTCTGTTAATCAGCACCTTCTTGAAACTTTGTTGGCCTGGATACGCTCTGGAGAAATCGCTATTCCGGAGATTCAGCGCCCTTTTGTATGGGACTCGACGAAGGTGCGAGATCTGATGGACTCTCTCTACAAGGGCTATCCGGTTGGATACATCATTGCGTGGAAAAATCCCAGTGTTCGCCTTAAAGACGGCACCTTTTCGTCAGGGAAAAAGGTTCTTATTGATGGTCAACAACGAGTTACCGCTCTCACTGCTGCAATTCTAGGCCAACAGGTAATTAATACCGAATATCAGAAGATACGGGTCAAAATTGCCTTCCATCCCATGGAAGAGCGATTTGAAGTCTTGAATCCAGCGATTCAAAAAGATGTGGCATGGATTCCGGACATTTCCCAGATCTTTTCAGGAGAAGTCGGTTTGATTCGACTTGTGAAACAATATTGTGACGCTAATCCTCAAGCAGCTGAGGAACGAATCGAGGCCAGCCTTGAATGCCTCCGTAGTATTCCTCGAAAGCAAATTGGCCTTATAGAGCTCGATGCCGATCTAGACATTGAAACTGTAACCGAGATCTTTATCAGGATTAACTCGAAGGGAGTCGTCCTTAGTCAGGCTGATTTTGCAATGTCCAAGATTGCCGCCAATGAGTCCTATGGGGGACCACTTTTGCGAAATTGCATCGACTATTTCAGCCACTTGGTTGTAGCACCTGAATTCTATACGCATATATCCGAAGGGGATAAGGAATTTGCCAAGTCTGATTATTTCCAAAAGATCGCATGGCTTCGCAAGGAGACCGACGATCTCTACGATCCTGACTATAGCGATCTCCTGCGGGTGTCATTCACGTCAGAATTTAATCGCGGAAAGTTAGCCGATCTCGTGAGCTTGCTATCGGGAAGAAACTTTGAAACGCGAACGTTTGAAGAGACTATTGCCGAGCGCTCCTTTGCCCAACTCAAAGAGGGGGTGAGCAGGTTCATTAATGAGACAAATTTCAAGCGGTTCTTAATGATCGTAAAGTCTGCAGGGTTTATCGATTCGAGCCTCATTCGATCACAAAACGCACTTAACTTTGCATATATCGTTTATCTCAAGCTCCGCTCAGAGAATTACCACCAAGGAGATATAGAGGGTTATGTTCGGAAATGGCTGGTGCTTTCCCTGCTCACGGGTCGATAT containing:
- a CDS encoding DUF262 domain-containing protein; translated protein: MGTQKYSVNQHLLETLLAWIRSGEIAIPEIQRPFVWDSTKVRDLMDSLYKGYPVGYIIAWKNPSVRLKDGTFSSGKKVLIDGQQRVTALTAAILGQQVINTEYQKIRVKIAFHPMEERFEVLNPAIQKDVAWIPDISQIFSGEVGLIRLVKQYCDANPQAAEERIEASLECLRSIPRKQIGLIELDADLDIETVTEIFIRINSKGVVLSQADFAMSKIAANESYGGPLLRNCIDYFSHLVVAPEFYTHISEGDKEFAKSDYFQKIAWLRKETDDLYDPDYSDLLRVSFTSEFNRGKLADLVSLLSGRNFETRTFEETIAERSFAQLKEGVSRFINETNFKRFLMIVKSAGFIDSSLIRSQNALNFAYIVYLKLRSENYHQGDIEGYVRKWLVLSLLTGRYSGSPESMFDLDIKSISEKKFAAYLTDIEAAELSDAFWNVGLSQQLNTATANGPSFNVYLAALCKSGNKGFLSKEIAVKNLIEVKGDVHHVFPKDYLKKGGLTKGQYNQVANYTYTQTEINVGIGNKAPNLYMQEMRSQCKGGSVKYGSLKSFDALMENLAENDIPEDIFDMTLDCYQEFLEKRRGLMTTRMREYYRTL